The Arabidopsis thaliana chromosome 5, partial sequence genomic interval atatatagaaattgatatttagAGTCAAAAATGAATCTAAAATGTAAGTACATAAGATGAGTCTAATTTTACTaagtataaaataacaaacaaaaaataaacataaattagcgacaaacataattaacatatttttatctaaacaattttcaaaacaaacccaCGCGTACCGTGAGAATTCATCTAGTATatagataaaattatatagaCCAATCTACTCAATTGATACTATCAAAATCTCACAAATATATtacttgaatatatatttttaatttttattaaatttcaaataatagacaaaaaaaaactcaaagccAATCACATATAGACACATGTGAAAGTTATCTCTctaaaaaattcttaaaaattcaaaaccaaaaccaactaTCATCTCTCCCAATTAtcatctttttaatatatcaaaaatatctttgaaaACTTTCCTTTACCCATGTTTTAAACCTTtctcatctatatatatacatttttacaaataaatcctcaagttgaaacttatttacaaGAAATACCATTTggcattaattattattaataaattaatattcctAACTACTAGCATTTTCTTATCTGATATATATCTCCATCAATTCTTAATACgtcaaaaaaaatcttaggacactattaatattatactttattaaaagataaataatgtagttatttaaagtttattaaaaaaaattagaatatttCACAGAAAAAACGTTAtagtatatttataatatgtaaatctataaaaattaaataaccattgaaagaaaacttttaaattaatttaaattataaatcttttaataaaagtattattaaaacaaaaattaaaaataatatttaattttatgaaatgggattagatggtaggacggATTTAGAATATCataatatatgaactttataacaattaaataaccatttgaaagaaaacttttaaattgtgttgaattatatatcttttaaattaaaatattatttaaacaaaaataacaaaaataatgtttaatttcactaaACGGAGTTAGATGATATAAGGGGTTTGGGTCGATAGTATTATGAGATGGTATACCACAAGTGAAATAcattagatatgtttaatttcactaaACAGGATTAGATGGTAGGACAGATTTGGATCAATAgtaatacgagacggtatacGACGGATGAAATCCTAGatatatcattaaaaataaaattatattatctaaatactaaaacaaacaaacaatattaacaaaacaaatataattagaacttaaatatttagttataatttagattttaacttattgttcctatatttttaaacagtaaaaattaaacatagtaattatacactaaaaaatatatagatataagaGTTGTACgtttagaaaatacaaaacattaaatcatatttatttttaatctacaaaacaaattaatttttatttttaaaaaatataattatgcggtacaccgcgggttaaaatctagtatatatTCAAAAGCCTTCAAATTGAACACGAGCTTTGTTCTTGTATCTAGGGCTGGAAAAATAGTCTGACTCGAAGATCCAAACTAAACCCGGCTCAAAATATTCGATATTAATTCGATTTCGTATATTAAAACTATCTGAATGGGATCTAGAAACTTGAAATTCTGAGTGTCCAATATAATTCTGATTCgaatttacccaaaaaaatccTAACATGTTCAATCTTTagtattttaaattgttttgatAGTTTTATTAccgatatttttggttaattatgatacttttaaacaaattttaaatatttttaccgGATTTTTCGAGTAATCGGATAAATAGTTTCAATTATTTAGGTAGTTTTAACCAAACTCAAAACATgattataaatctaaaatattaaaatctttaaaatatctaaaataactaaaatatctgaactatttagttatattttatcaaTCCACTACTGCGATAATATCTCGTGTACTTCGAGAACTCTCACTAATCCAcagaaatattgttttatataacaGTAGTCATTAGTCAATAGCTAGACATGCATGGTTTGGTACACGTACTTGGAAAAAgcataaaataaacaattataaCCAAATCGAAATCTGATATACattcaattttaaacaaaaaaaaaaatggaaatctGATACtgtaaaattgaatatgtGTGTATTATTATTGGTTCCACGACGAGTCTACTTTCAGTATTTTATTACCAAAGCAAACCAAAACGGATCTCAAAAAATGGATACTGAAAAATGGAGTCAAGGTATTAAGTGATcctttgtccaaaaaaaaaaaaaaaaaaaaggtattaaGTGATCCACTTTTGTTCTTAGTGGTTCTGTCCCTGCCTTTTGCTCTTGTATCTAGAGCTGAAATAAAATTCGGACCTGAACATCCTAACCGAAttcagattaatttttttgattagaaTTCTAATCcgaattttaaaagtattcGAACGGATTTTAGAACCGGAACTTCGAATATCCAAAAAGCCCGGATTTAAAACAGATTCCGAATATATACTCGAAAAAATCTGAATATTCCTAAGATATTAACTCTTTTTACCTGGTTTTATGGATACTattgattaattaaaatacttttaataGTATAACTTTTAACCGGGATTTTCGAGTAATTCGAATTATTTTACATAGTTTAAATAATTATACGTAGTTTTAACCGAATCTTaactataattataaatctatatcaattattttttaatcaaaataattaaaataccaATCAATATAACTAAAACacttaaaataaacaattttaaaaaacaatttttattatatctatcaaattatattaaaaaattcaagcaaataatttttttagattATCCAAACTTCGAATACAAAAATCTGAATAGAACCAGAATTTGATCTGATATATTTTGAGTTATGGTAGAAATCTTAatcagaaaactaaaaaatccTTACAATACCTAAACGCTCAGACctataaattttgatttatctacATTTCGGTGTTGGTGATATACTGACACCGAGTCGTTAACAgcaataatattttgtgtacTTTGAGATCGCTCACAAATCCAcagaaatattgttttataatagaCGTACTTGGAAGATGCATAAAATAGACAAtacaaccaaatcaaatttgataCTTTACACAttcaaagtcaaacaaaaacagtgAAATTGAATGTGTACATGTATTATTATTGCTTCCACGAGGAGTCCACGTTCggtattttatatttgttactAAACTCGATCAATAAGTAATCAAAAGTGTCTCTGTTTATATAAATGGAAAGcgttaccaaaacaaaacaaaaccagatcTCAAAAAATGGACACTCAAAAATGGAGTATAGGTTTCATATCTCTCGcttttctcttcatcactTCCTCTTCCGCTGAGCTCCTCATTAAACAGGTTTCTTTTTAAGCACTTTTTCTATcgatatgtttttatttttactacaAAACTAGTTtgtaaaaatgaataaaactaATAGTTTTGCTAATATTAGGCCACAGAAGGCAGAGGAATAGAATACAACAGTTCTCACAGTTCACGAATGGTACGTAcacttattttctttctttagattttattggttaaaacttaaaactgtGATAACCATTTTCTTGAACTCTTTTTATTGATAGGAGTGACAAGAGTGTGGAGGGATGACCGACCATCGGATAAGATTCTTTCGATAACCAGCTTCTCAATAATTAGGACGAGACCTGAACCCTAtgaatcctctgtttttgaggCTGTTGGTTACAAATGGTAAAGATCTTAGTATATCTTACACTCtatcccattttttttttgttaattatatctTTTGAGCTAATTATGatgcaaataaataaatcaggAGATTGGTTTTGTACGTGAATGGTAATGAAAAGGACGGTGGAAAAGATCATGTTTCACTTTACGCGAAGATCGTAGAGACAGAATCTCTTCCAGTAGGATGGGAAGTGAATGTTGATCTCAAACTCTTTGTCTACAATGGAAAgctaaacaaatatttgattgTTACAGGTACTTTAAACTGTGAATGGATTTTTATTagatccatatatatattctagcGGAAAACGGTCTATTTCTCCACGATAAGTATGACATCATAACAGATAGAGCCCAGGCTTTAACCTCGTGCTAGATATGATGTCATATTCTAGCTCTATATGTTATGATGTCATATTCTAGCCATTGCTATTTTAAGAAAGTAGACTTCAAATACTAGTCTCATTAGTAAATGAACCGATAGTTGATTGTgatttgccttttttttttttgcataattgTGGATTGTAGATGGTACAGTGAAACGATACAACAATGCGACAAAAGAGTTGGGTTACGGACAACTTATTCCTCAATCAACATTCTACGACGGGAACGATGGGTACCGTGAGCAGGACACTGGTACATTTGGTGCTGAGATCTACATCGTTAAACCAGcccaacaaaaagagaaagtcaCATTCATATCAAACCCTCCAGACAATGTTTTCACTTGGAAGATACTTCATTTCTCTACCTTGGAAGATAAAGTCTATCAGTCTAACGAGTTTCTTGTTGGAGACCGATACTGGTTAGTCATTTTCGTAACCGGATATTTTAGACCAAAGTCCAAATTAATCTTAAAAGCTTGTTACTGTTATGTGACTTTCACAGTATTATTGTATAATCAGGAAATTAGGATTAAACCCGAAAGGAGGCTTAGTCCCAATCTTCCTATATGCTCAAGGCTTTAAGGCAAACGCAGTTGTTACAACCACTTATGCAGCGACTAATCTGCGGTTAAAGAATCAACGAAGCAGCAACCACGTAACAACATATAGTAAGAAAACTAACCTAAGAATAAAAGTTTATCTCcaggagaaaaaaacaacaatgaatGAAACTAGGAATAGCTaaagtaaatttgtttatgctgctctgttttttctttgcagCTGCATATTGGTACCTGATTCCAAGCGGATTAGGTTTGGGAGTGAACACTATACCGTTATCAGATGTAAAAGATGCATCGAAAGGATATGTGGTGAATGATTCCATTATCATTGAAGTTGAAATGCTTACGGTCTCGGTGACGAACATTGTATCCGCTTAAAGATCTCTACTTCTTTACCATAGTTCAAACAACCTtatgaagaaagagatgttTGTAATAAGACAACGTTAATGTTTGTGATGTAGTCGTTACTTCGGTTTTTCcgagttttctcttttctgttttgttatcaatgaaaataaaactctccgggttttaaattttataaaaaatgttgagGACGTGAAGTGTTAAAAATCGACTTATCTGGAGTCAgaaataaacttataatttactttacataatttgttttgtagccaaattcaaacataacccaaaagaaaaaagtattgaatgtttttttttgtagccACATTCTATTTATGCGACCGTTGCCCGTTGGAGTAAGGGTCATGCCCTGATCTACAATTTTCAATGTACAACGTTTTGAACGCTTTAATTTGACCACTATAATTCATTACTCTCATTAAGTTAACCATATTTATCTCGAAAGTTCATCAACCAATATATGTTTCATTCCACTTCTAACATTTCTTATTTCTACCACTTTTACCACCTCTATTTTAAGCATTTCGCATTAGTACCGGttgatattatatatgtatcaaGTTTAACAAGATTCTAACTCAAAAATAAGTGGCAACAAACAAGTGAGGAAATGcatatttactatatatttgtgttgaaTTACCTTTACTTTTAAGATTGGTTATATACCCATTTGTgtttattagattttaaaatcaattaccaAATAAGTTATTATGAGTTCATTTGAAAAGTTATGAGCTGCCAACTCAAGACTATGTGAATGGATTGTCATATAAGTATGTTATGGGCTTGATTGgtataactaattaattatagtAGAGTTGTAGCAATTACGAGCAAAGCAAGTAAGTTGATGAAGTTGTAATCTGTTATATATTAggttgatgatatatatataaataagttgTTGCTGAAATTGACCAAGTTTTGATCAGGTGGTCATGAACGATGGTGAATGAAGATGAATGATGGTCAATGAGAGATAATTGAGTGATGATAGCTCAAACCTCTGGATATTGGAATGCAAGGTTTATCCGTCTACGTACGTGGATATGAACATTGATTTTGACTACTCGGTCATGATCCACAGTTATCGATTGGTAGATTCGGCCTTCCGCGATGATCGGTATGTCTATGGTCATTAATTAGAGGTAAGGGTGGTGTGATGTGAGTCCTTACTTCATAGCTTCATATGATTGGATTGTTAAGCTTAACAATCCaatcatatttaatattttgaacaTTATGCTACCCACATCGAATCTGATACTTGACACATTCCAagtcaaatacaaaaataataataagtgaatgtgcatatatatatattctaccATGAATCCACTTTCAGTATTATATAGTAGTAACTTAACTTGTTCAATAAGTAActttgtctatatatatgtaaaagtCTTACCAATGTCTAGCTCATCTAAGAAAATGGATGATCAGAAATGGAGTCTGGTTTTCATATGTCTTGCTTTACTCTTCACCACTTCCTCTTCAGCTGAGTTTCTCATTCAACAGGtacagttttgtttgtttttttccctttttcgaAACACTTTTTTGATTGATTGGCTTATTACTAAAAGTAGCTTTTTACAAAATCCAGGTCACAGGGGGCAGAGGAGCAGAGTACAACAGTTCTTACAGTCTCAAGGAGAATTTTGGTACACTTGTTGTTAtgaaatcttctttctttagatttcttggtttacaaaaaaaaaaaaaaaaaaaaaaaactgaaacccACTTCTTGGAACTTTTTGTGTTGACAGGAGGGACAAGAGTGTTGAGAGATGAGCGACCATCGAGTAAGATTCTGACAATAACAAACTTCTCTGTGATTAAGGGCAGAGTAGAACCCTAtgaatcctctgtttttgaggCTGCTGGTTACAAATGGTAAAGATCTTACACTCTTTCcactttttattcaattttttatatatttttcttgagttttttttttttttgatgaaaaataaataaatcaggAGATTGGTTTTGTACGTGAATGGTAATCCAAACGACAGTGGAAATGATCATATTTCACTTTACGTGAGGATCGAAGAGACAGAATATCTTCCAAGAGGGTGGGAAGTGAATGTTGATCTCAAACTCTTTATCCACAATGGGAAGCTAAACAAATATTTGGCTATTTCAGGTACTTAAAATGGATTTTTACTAGagccattttatttttgccaaGACTAATTTTTGCAATTTCTGTAAATATTAGGATCTCATATCGAAAGTTGATTGTGAttaggagttttttttttttttgcataattgTGGATTGTAGATGGAACATTGAAGTTATACAACGATGCGAAAAGAGAGTGGGGATTCGGACAACTTATTCCTCACGTAACATTCTACAACACGTATGGGTACATTGAGCAGGACATTGGTTCTTTTGGTGCTGAGATCTTCATCGTTAAACCGGCTCAACAACAAGAGAAAGTCACATTCATATCAAACCCTCCAACCAATGTTTTCACTTGGAAGATACTTCATTTCTCTATCTTGGAAGACAAGTTCTATTACTCTGACGATTTTCTCGTTGAAGACCGATACTGGTTAGTAATTTTGGTAACCGGATCTCTTTGACCGAAGTCCAAATTAATCTCAAAGTTTGCAACTGCTATGTGAATTCCACGGTGACCAAGTATAATAACggtttttggttgatgataaTCAGGAGACTAGGATTTAACCCTAAAGGAGATGGAGGAGGAAGACCATATGCACTTCCAATCTTTCTATTTGCTCAAGGCCATAAGGCAAACGCAGTTGCTACAAACACTTGGGGAGCGGCTAATCTGCGGCTAAAGAATCAACGAAGCACCAACCACAGACAAATATATAGTAAgataactaacaaaaaaaaaaatttatctcGAGGGGAGAAAATCATCAATAAATGAAAGTAGCAGCTGATGTAAAttggtttatgtttgtttttttctttgcagcTGCAGCTTGGTACCCGATTGGAAGCGGTTATGGTGTGGGAGTGAACAATATCATATTGTTAGCAGATTTAAACGATGCATCGCAAGGATATTTGGTGAATAATGCCATTATCTTTGAAGCTGCAATGGTTAAGGTTTCAGTGACCAACATCGTCTCTTCTTAAATATCTTCACTTCTTTGTCAACGATCAAACAACCTTATGAATAAAAAGATGTTTAATTTGATGAGTTTGTAATAAGACAATGTTAATGTTTGTGATGTTGTcgtttctcttttctgttttgttatcaatgaaaatgaaactcTCCaggtatattttttttgaaaaatgtttggGGAAATCGACTaaccaaaagataaaaataatcaaaaatctaGATTGAACTTAGGAAAAAGTACAGTAAAATCCTGTGCGTTATTGGACATTTTTTAAACCTCAACCATATGGAAATTAGGTTGAATGGTTATTGATTAAAGGATTTTGTCAATTAATACTGTATTCCTCTAAGTCCACAACATACAATCTAATGGTTTCCGTTTATACATCTTAGTCTCTTAGAGCAAATCCAGTGATTAGTTTCTAAATAAAGtttctatgtattttttattaataaatttggatagttttaaaatttagagattttttaaagtttttgaaaattttatggtCCATTGGTGGAATCCTTAAGTGagtttctaaaacaaaaaaaaattatggtcCATTTGATGAATCGATTTGGGGAACAAAATCTAGTTCGATCATCATCCGGTTGGTTGAAACACTCGTTTAGGTGGATGATTTTTCATGATTTCATGAACAAATCACTAGATCTTCAGCGTCGATTCCAATCGTCTTTGGTGTCTCCGtaggcgaagaagaagaagagagagaagaagaaaaaaaataaacgcGTGTGgggtttgttttttggttttgtcatTCAGTTTACCCAATAAAATAAGGCCACGTATGAGTTTCTATTGGGTCGCGAAAACCCCAATTTTAGGAACGATCCTAAATGGATTCAGCTGTTTTTCTATTATCTGGGCCCATTTTTACATAGAAACCCATAGGCCTGGGCATAATACCCGGAACCGAATACCCGAACcgaaaaacccaaaaaataatcgaaccgaacccgaacccgatTTTAGAATTACCCGAATGGGTCCTAGATCTCCTACCCAAAAAAACCCGAACCCAACCCGAACCGAATCTAATACCCGTGGGTACCCGAATACAAATGTAAAcctaaaaatatttgttatatatatatatttgtaataccTCAAAcacccaaaattaaaattataaatccgaatataatatattttttagtaattcatatacatttggatatatttgggataaaaataaccaatgttatagttttcttttaaataatttaagtattttggttatatttggataaaagaataaccaaaatatttacgGGTAATCGGGTATTTCTGATAGATTTGGGTAGATATGAGTAAAACATCCGAACCCGACCCGAACCCGAAaatattttgggtatttttggttactttttacatttttactaaaataaccGAACtgaaaccgaaccgaaattttaaaatacccGAATGATTCTCAATCTCCTACCCGAATAGATCCGATACCCgaaaaaagaaccaaacccgaaaatattttgggtatttttggttactttttacatttttactaaaataaccGAACtgaaaccgaaccgaaattttaaaatacccGAATGATTCTCAATCTCCTACCCGAATAGATCCGATACCCgaaaaaagaaccaaacccGAACGGGTACCCAAATGCCTACGCCTAGAACCCATCTAAGAAATCTACTAAAAACTTTTACTGGACTTGTTCTTAGGGGCTGAATCCACAATAAACTAGGAATGCACAAAATTTTCTAAGTTAAACAAATAAAGGATGAGTTTTAAACTAACAAGAtttgtgaaataaaaacaagaaaacctaAAATGCTAATGGAAAATATGAACAAAGGCAATTGACCAATTTAAATAAGTGTCTAAGGTACGCAATTACCCAACATAatacaagaacaaaatgaaTGATAAAAGGAGCAATCTAGaaaagtcaacaaaagagCCAACAAAGGTTATTGACTTGAGTGATCAAATGCGAATCTAAGATGCTAATACAATCAATCCCTTGCTAATCATTTGGCTTTAGATCACTAATCTAGACTAATCCATTTCTTTGGTACTAATCTTTCAACTAACCATCAACAATCAAATGATCAATGAGCATTATATCCAAGCCTAACTAACCAGCTACAATCCTAATCATTAATTTGCATTGGATAGGAATTTGAATGCTAATTAAACACTCGCTAAGTTCTTTTGGAAATTGATCTAATGCCTTCCGGACGTGAAACTTCCTATTATCTAGATTACCTTAATCAAGACTAATTTAAGCTATTTAGCTCTAAGAACATCTAAAGAGTATGATCTATTAAGATTATGCCCTAAGCATCTTAAATTCATCAACAACTCTATCTAATCCAAAAGCCATGAAAATCCAGGAGTTGTAACTAATCCATGAAGATTCATGTTAGAAGAAGAGTAAAAAAGATAGATATAAGAGAT includes:
- a CDS encoding TRAF-like family protein (TRAF-like family protein; CONTAINS InterPro DOMAIN/s: TRAF-like (InterPro:IPR008974), MATH (InterPro:IPR002083); BEST Arabidopsis thaliana protein match is: TRAF-like family protein (TAIR:AT5G26280.1); Has 1807 Blast hits to 1807 proteins in 277 species: Archae - 0; Bacteria - 0; Metazoa - 736; Fungi - 347; Plants - 385; Viruses - 0; Other Eukaryotes - 339 (source: NCBI BLink).), with product MDTQKWSIGFISLAFLFITSSSAELLIKQRNRIQQFSQFTNGVTRVWRDDRPSDKILSITSFSIIRTRPEPYESSVFEAVGYKWRLVLYVNGNEKDGGKDHVSLYAKIVETESLPVGWEVNVDLKLFVYNGKLNKYLIVTDGTVKRYNNATKELGYGQLIPQSTFYDGNDGYREQDTGTFGAEIYIVKPAQQKEKVTFISNPPDNVFTWKILHFSTLEDKVYQSNEFLVGDRYWKLGLNPKGGLVPIFLYAQGFKANAVVTTTYAATNLRLKNQRSSNHVTTYTAYWYLIPSGLGLGVNTIPLSDVKDASKGYVVNDSIIIEVEMLTVSVTNIVSA
- a CDS encoding TRAF-like family protein (TRAF-like family protein; CONTAINS InterPro DOMAIN/s: TRAF-like (InterPro:IPR008974), MATH (InterPro:IPR002083); BEST Arabidopsis thaliana protein match is: TRAF-like family protein (TAIR:AT5G26280.1); Has 1807 Blast hits to 1807 proteins in 277 species: Archae - 0; Bacteria - 0; Metazoa - 736; Fungi - 347; Plants - 385; Viruses - 0; Other Eukaryotes - 339 (source: NCBI BLink).), with protein sequence MDDQKWSLVFICLALLFTTSSSAEFLIQQVTGGRGAEYNSSYSLKENFGGTRVLRDERPSSKILTITNFSVIKGRVEPYESSVFEAAGYKWRLVLYVNGNPNDSGNDHISLYVRIEETEYLPRGWEVNVDLKLFIHNGKLNKYLAISDGTLKLYNDAKREWGFGQLIPHVTFYNTYGYIEQDIGSFGAEIFIVKPAQQQEKVTFISNPPTNVFTWKILHFSILEDKFYYSDDFLVEDRYWRLGFNPKGDGGGRPYALPIFLFAQGHKANAVATNTWGAANLRLKNQRSTNHRQIYTAAWYPIGSGYGVGVNNIILLADLNDASQGYLVNNAIIFEAAMVKVSVTNIVSS